From Qipengyuania soli:
TAGCCCTTGGCTACCAGCCCGGCGAAGTCGTCGGTCATGGCGCGGCGGTTTAGCACGCCGGTCAGCGGATCGTGCCGCGCCTGCTGCGCCAACCCTTCGGCCTCGGCCTTCACCTTGTCGCGTTCGTGGCGCAGGACGAGGAAGCGGTCAGCAACACCGAAAGTCGTCGCCACTACTTCCAGCACCACGCCGAGGAGAAAGAGTGCTCCTGCGTCGTAGGTCGGCATGCCAGGGACGAGGTGGCTGACCGTCCGGATCAGGCCTACGATGACGAGCGGGGCAAAGCCGATGGCGAGGAAGCGGGCCGACCGGCTGCCCTTGCGCCAGGCCTGCCAGGTTGCCCACACGAAGTACGGGCTGGTGGCGAAACAGGCGACATAGAATACCGTTGCAGGCAGGCTGCCGAGAGCCGGAAGGTGGGGCGAGTGGAGCAAGGTTGCCAAGGCCACGAGAGCGGCTTGCAACCTGAAGATCTTGGCTGCGTTTCGCGGCAGGTATTCGTGCTCGAGGAAGGCCCCGGTAAAGAGGTTGGCGGCGATCAGGATCCCGCCGAAGCTCGCAACGCCAAGCATGCGCGAGGTCGGCAGGTCGAGCGCGAAGAGCGGGATGTTGAGGCCCGACACGGTGACAAGGTGCACCAGCGTGCTGCCGATCATGGCAATATGGAACAGGCTGAAGCGCTCACGCAAAACATGGTAGACACCGGCGTCGATCAGCATCGGCATCAGCAGCACGCCGATGACCAGTGCAAACACCAGCAGGACATTGCGATCCTCCGCGCTCGAACCGGGCAGGCGATGCTCAAGGCGAAGGTAGTCGAGCGGCATGGTCTCGGTGCCGCCCTCCATGATCGCGTAGAATGTCTGGGTCTGGTCGGTGATGACGGGGACGGGGAGGCTGAACTGGCGATCGAGAAACGCCTGCTGTCCATCGGCGAA
This genomic window contains:
- a CDS encoding sensor domain-containing diguanylate cyclase is translated as MYRIIGILLASLLALCGVEAMAAPTSSQERCSLTLDSAPAASALASLAGWHCPAEFSVEPERFQVLRIDLSSTPDRGSLKHAISRKADFSSLTFVTVDQAGAIRMTRSVFADGQQAFLDRQFSLPVPVITDQTQTFYAIMEGGTETMPLDYLRLEHRLPGSSAEDRNVLLVFALVIGVLLMPMLIDAGVYHVLRERFSLFHIAMIGSTLVHLVTVSGLNIPLFALDLPTSRMLGVASFGGILIAANLFTGAFLEHEYLPRNAAKIFRLQAALVALATLLHSPHLPALGSLPATVFYVACFATSPYFVWATWQAWRKGSRSARFLAIGFAPLVIVGLIRTVSHLVPGMPTYDAGALFLLGVVLEVVATTFGVADRFLVLRHERDKVKAEAEGLAQQARHDPLTGVLNRRAMTDDFAGLVAKGYTSVALLDLDRFKSINDEFGHAMGDEVLKASAQALSGDAEARVVRMGGEEFLLLLRGPDARQRAEARRRAITARILAEIDGLDRPVTASMGFLDFSAVIGESEIDFATIYSRADQLLYSAKCDGRNRMVHERLELFQPQVDQRGAAAA